In one Dermatophilaceae bacterium Sec6.4 genomic region, the following are encoded:
- a CDS encoding leucyl aminopeptidase, whose protein sequence is MTTTASLTSVNAPDDTEVTVVLTRKGTGGAITVRTSALSQESWDALDTTLSAVQATGAQDEVVRFARVAGISSMVVATGCGLTADPVALDAETVREAAGAATRSLHGRKSAYLALPTDTVELLAAATEGGLFGAYAYTTYKNSDAKVAIQVLSIHNGGVPAKEAKSVLARAQILAGAQHWARDLVNMPPLDLYPDSFAEAVENRFSGSKVSVEVARGARLEKDGCGGLIGVGRGSARGPALVTLSYTPRGAKSHLALVGKGITFDSGGLCIKPADGMRTMKCDMGGAAAVAATIEAIAALKLPIAVTGYLCLAENMTGADAQRPGDVVRMPNGKTVEIINTDAEGRLVMADGLSLASRLYPDLTVDVATLTGAAVVALGERTAAVVSNNDAVRVEILAAAAHAGEALWPMPLLEDLRPAMNSEIADVKHTGGKTGGLITAALFLREFVGNDKNGDPLNWAHLDIAGPAYNEKAHGYTPYGGTGYAVRTLVTVAEGRS, encoded by the coding sequence GTGACCACGACCGCTTCCCTGACCAGCGTCAATGCCCCGGACGACACTGAAGTAACGGTTGTCCTGACCCGTAAAGGCACCGGCGGCGCAATCACCGTGCGCACGAGCGCGCTCAGCCAGGAGAGCTGGGATGCGCTGGACACCACGCTCTCGGCGGTCCAGGCCACCGGAGCCCAGGACGAGGTCGTGCGCTTCGCACGGGTGGCGGGCATTTCGTCGATGGTCGTGGCGACCGGTTGCGGCCTGACGGCGGATCCTGTCGCTCTGGACGCGGAGACCGTCCGTGAAGCGGCCGGTGCGGCCACCCGCTCGCTGCACGGACGCAAGAGCGCCTACCTCGCTCTACCCACAGACACCGTCGAGTTGCTGGCCGCGGCCACCGAGGGTGGGTTGTTCGGCGCCTACGCCTACACAACCTACAAGAACTCGGACGCGAAGGTCGCCATCCAGGTGCTCAGCATCCACAACGGCGGTGTTCCTGCGAAAGAGGCGAAGTCCGTCCTGGCCCGCGCGCAGATCCTCGCGGGCGCCCAGCACTGGGCGCGCGACCTGGTCAACATGCCGCCGTTGGACCTCTACCCCGACTCGTTCGCCGAAGCCGTCGAGAACCGCTTCTCGGGATCGAAAGTCTCGGTGGAGGTCGCCCGGGGTGCCCGGCTCGAAAAGGATGGCTGCGGCGGGCTGATAGGGGTAGGTCGCGGGTCGGCACGCGGTCCCGCATTGGTCACGCTGAGCTACACCCCGCGGGGGGCGAAAAGTCATCTCGCGCTGGTCGGCAAGGGAATCACGTTCGACTCCGGTGGTCTGTGCATCAAACCTGCCGACGGGATGCGCACCATGAAGTGCGACATGGGTGGAGCCGCCGCGGTGGCGGCGACGATCGAGGCCATCGCCGCCTTGAAACTTCCGATTGCGGTCACGGGCTACCTCTGCCTTGCCGAGAACATGACGGGCGCGGACGCCCAGCGACCTGGTGACGTGGTGCGGATGCCGAACGGCAAGACGGTGGAGATCATCAACACCGATGCCGAAGGTCGGCTGGTGATGGCGGATGGTCTGAGCCTGGCTTCGAGGTTGTACCCGGACCTGACGGTCGATGTCGCGACTCTCACCGGTGCGGCCGTCGTCGCGCTGGGCGAACGCACCGCTGCCGTGGTCAGCAACAACGACGCGGTGCGCGTGGAGATCCTCGCTGCTGCTGCCCACGCCGGTGAGGCGTTGTGGCCGATGCCGCTGTTGGAAGACCTGCGTCCGGCGATGAACTCCGAGATCGCCGACGTCAAGCACACCGGCGGGAAGACCGGCGGACTGATCACCGCCGCCCTCTTCCTGCGCGAGTTCGTCGGAAACGACAAGAACGGGGACCCGCTGAACTGGGCGCACCTGGACATTGCCGGTCCGGCGTACAACGAGAAGGCTCACGGATACACCCCGTACGGAGGAACCGGGTACGCAGTACGCACGCTGGTGACGGTGGCCGAAGGACGCAGCTGA